One genomic segment of Cellulophaga sp. HaHaR_3_176 includes these proteins:
- a CDS encoding DUF2059 domain-containing protein, translating to MMSINKIVAIFFMVTITSCAQEKTYNEDVISYLNSNGTSSQYEFAYDELLKMLEDKFPKTKENSKSWEFLDNNKEKYVAEMTSSLVPVYQKNFTEEELKKMADFYRSPTGKQLTADRSKMTEDQKNKLNDFYKSEIGKKIIDKQPVLSKDIAVVSENWSRDLYETALSLLK from the coding sequence ATGATGTCTATTAATAAAATAGTTGCAATTTTTTTCATGGTAACTATAACTAGTTGTGCACAAGAAAAAACGTATAACGAAGATGTAATTAGTTACTTGAACTCAAACGGAACATCATCACAATATGAGTTTGCTTACGATGAATTATTGAAAATGTTAGAAGATAAATTTCCGAAAACAAAAGAGAATTCTAAAAGTTGGGAATTTTTAGATAATAATAAAGAAAAATATGTAGCAGAAATGACAAGTTCACTTGTGCCGGTTTATCAAAAAAACTTCACAGAAGAAGAACTAAAAAAAATGGCTGATTTTTACAGAAGTCCTACTGGTAAGCAATTAACAGCTGATCGATCTAAAATGACAGAAGATCAAAAAAATAAATTAAATGATTTTTATAAATCAGAAATTGGAAAGAAAATTATTGATAAACAACCTGTTTTATCAAAAGATATAGCTGTAGTTTCAGAAAATTGGAGTAGAGATTTGTATGAAACAGCGCTTAGCTTATTAAAGTAA
- the murB gene encoding UDP-N-acetylmuramate dehydrogenase, whose amino-acid sequence MKIHKNLSLKKYNTFGIDVCAKHFCEISSLETLSKALQLEAYSNKFIISGGSNMLLTKDIDALVLYINIKGKVIVSETEDDIILKVMAGENWHDFVLWTLDQNYGGLENMSLIPGKVGTSPIQNIGAYGVELKDSFTSCEAMEISTQKIKVFTKEECNFGYRESFFKNEGKGKYIIVSVNFKLTKRNHQLNTSYGSIDKELEANNITNPTLKDVSNAVIAIRQSKLPDPKELGNSGSFFKNPIVAVNVFEQFIANNPDAPFYKVSDNEYKIPAGWLIEKCGFKGKRFGDAGVHKNQALVLVNYNNASGKEIIDLAYQIIEEVEKQFNIRIFPEVNIIK is encoded by the coding sequence ATGAAAATTCATAAGAATCTATCTTTAAAGAAATATAATACATTCGGTATTGATGTCTGTGCTAAACATTTTTGTGAAATTTCATCTTTAGAAACGTTATCAAAAGCATTACAGCTAGAAGCCTATTCGAATAAATTTATAATTAGTGGTGGAAGCAATATGCTTTTAACTAAAGATATTGATGCTTTAGTACTTTATATAAATATAAAAGGCAAAGTAATAGTTTCTGAAACGGAAGACGATATTATATTAAAAGTTATGGCTGGAGAAAACTGGCATGACTTTGTTTTATGGACTCTTGATCAAAATTATGGTGGTTTAGAAAACATGTCACTAATACCAGGTAAAGTAGGCACCTCTCCTATTCAGAATATTGGCGCTTATGGTGTTGAGCTAAAAGATTCTTTTACATCATGTGAAGCTATGGAAATTAGCACGCAGAAAATAAAAGTCTTCACTAAAGAAGAATGCAATTTTGGATACCGAGAGTCTTTCTTTAAAAATGAAGGAAAAGGAAAATATATTATTGTTTCTGTAAATTTTAAACTCACGAAAAGAAACCATCAACTAAATACATCTTATGGTTCTATAGATAAAGAGTTAGAAGCTAACAATATTACAAACCCTACTTTAAAAGATGTTTCGAATGCTGTAATAGCAATCAGACAAAGTAAATTACCTGACCCAAAAGAATTAGGTAACAGTGGGAGCTTTTTTAAAAACCCAATAGTAGCTGTAAATGTTTTCGAACAGTTTATAGCTAATAACCCAGACGCTCCTTTTTATAAAGTATCAGATAATGAATATAAAATTCCTGCTGGCTGGTTAATTGAAAAATGTGGCTTTAAAGGAAAACGATTTGGCGATGCTGGTGTTCACAAAAACCAAGCCTTAGTACTCGTAAATTATAACAATGCTAGTGGTAAAGAAATAATAGATCTTGCCTATCAAATAATAGAAGAGGTTGAAAAACAGTTCAATATTCGTATATTTCCCGAAGTTAATATTATAAAATAA
- a CDS encoding RNA polymerase sigma factor, which yields MSVLLENHIVELLQERNEKAISLLYENYSDTLFGVAYKVVKDEDLAQDVLQESFVKIWKKADSYDPTKAKLFTWLFRITRNTAIDKLRSRKTKTEKEIQIDVSDVYKLGIDGINPDFLDMKENLLKIDSKYKTVLEALFFEGMTQQEASEELDIPLGTIKSRLKIGLRELRKIYIEPSLVVLLICLIG from the coding sequence ATGAGCGTATTACTTGAAAACCATATTGTTGAACTTCTACAAGAACGTAACGAAAAAGCGATCTCTTTACTTTATGAAAATTATAGCGATACTTTGTTTGGTGTTGCCTATAAAGTTGTAAAAGATGAAGACTTGGCACAAGATGTGCTTCAAGAAAGTTTTGTGAAAATTTGGAAAAAAGCAGATAGCTACGACCCTACAAAAGCAAAACTATTTACTTGGCTATTTCGTATTACAAGAAACACAGCTATAGACAAATTAAGAAGCAGAAAAACAAAAACAGAAAAAGAAATCCAAATAGATGTTTCTGACGTATATAAGTTAGGTATTGATGGTATTAATCCCGATTTTTTAGACATGAAAGAGAATCTATTAAAAATAGATTCTAAATACAAAACTGTTCTTGAAGCTCTTTTTTTTGAAGGGATGACACAACAAGAAGCTAGTGAAGAATTAGATATTCCGCTAGGCACTATAAAATCTAGATTAAAAATTGGTTTACGTGAATTACGTAAAATATACATAGAGCCATCATTAGTTGTATTATTAATATGTTTAATAGGGTGA
- a CDS encoding pyridoxal phosphate-dependent aminotransferase, translated as MPVISKKGLSMPESPIRKLVPYAEAAKLRGINVIHLNIGQPDIKTPQVALDAVKNNTISTLSYSKTEGSNEYRQKLAAYYSKHNINISADDLLITTGASEALSFVIGSIADNDDEIIVPEPFYANYNSFSTAFGVKVTPIVSKIETGFALPEIAAFEKSITSKTKGILICNPNNPTGYLYSKEEIQQLSQLVKKHDLFFIVDEVYREFVYDGKKHYSVLEEDNLEQHAIVIDSVSKRYSMCGARIGCVVTKNKALKNTILKFMQARLSPPSYAQIASEAALNTPQSYFDEVILEYVERRNVLINELNKISGVKVIMPQGAFYCIVELPIKNSDTFAQWLLEDFSVNNETVMVAPAAGFYATEGLGKNQIRIAYVLEKEILKRAIHILSEALKTYYLNENS; from the coding sequence ATGCCAGTAATATCAAAAAAAGGGCTCTCGATGCCTGAGTCTCCAATTAGGAAACTGGTACCTTATGCCGAGGCTGCAAAGCTTAGAGGTATAAATGTTATTCACCTAAACATAGGCCAACCTGATATTAAAACACCTCAAGTAGCGCTTGATGCTGTTAAAAACAACACGATTTCTACACTTAGTTATAGTAAAACAGAAGGCTCTAATGAATACCGACAAAAACTTGCTGCTTATTACTCAAAGCATAATATAAATATATCTGCAGATGATTTACTGATAACCACAGGAGCATCTGAAGCTTTATCATTTGTTATAGGTAGTATTGCTGACAATGATGACGAAATAATTGTACCTGAGCCATTTTATGCAAACTACAATAGTTTTTCGACTGCATTTGGTGTAAAAGTAACACCGATAGTTTCTAAAATAGAAACTGGCTTTGCTTTACCTGAAATTGCTGCTTTTGAGAAATCAATTACCTCAAAAACAAAGGGAATTTTAATTTGTAACCCAAACAACCCAACTGGATATTTATATAGTAAAGAAGAAATACAGCAATTATCTCAACTTGTAAAAAAGCATGATTTATTTTTTATAGTAGATGAAGTTTATAGAGAGTTTGTTTACGATGGCAAAAAACACTACTCCGTATTAGAAGAAGATAATTTAGAACAACACGCAATTGTAATAGACTCTGTATCTAAAAGATATAGTATGTGTGGCGCTAGAATTGGTTGTGTTGTTACTAAAAATAAAGCGTTAAAAAATACAATCCTTAAATTTATGCAGGCGAGATTGTCACCACCAAGCTATGCGCAAATTGCAAGTGAAGCTGCACTAAATACGCCACAAAGCTATTTTGACGAGGTTATTTTAGAATATGTTGAGCGAAGAAATGTACTGATAAATGAGTTAAATAAAATTTCAGGAGTAAAAGTCATAATGCCTCAAGGTGCTTTTTATTGCATTGTTGAGCTTCCTATAAAAAATTCTGATACATTTGCGCAATGGCTTTTAGAAGATTTTTCAGTTAATAATGAAACTGTTATGGTTGCCCCTGCTGCTGGCTTTTATGCTACTGAAGGGTTAGGCAAAAATCAAATAAGAATTGCTTACGTATTAGAAAAAGAAATACTTAAAAGAGCTATTCATATTTTAAGTGAAGCTTTAAAAACATATTATCTTAATGAAAATTCATAA
- a CDS encoding fumarylacetoacetate hydrolase family protein, with translation MKIIAIGKNYVNDVSEKPSEKVTPVIFTKADSSLLENNNDLVMPSFSDDLWYEAELAFRIGKTCKNATVANALDFVDAVTLSNDITAKDVMAASRENKGPWALGKGFDGSTPIATFFPIADFSDVQNINFSFEVNGEEKQKGNSSLMITSLTDFIVYVSMFMTLNPGDILLSGTPAHGVGKINKGDVMVGYLEGKKVLETKAV, from the coding sequence ATGAAAATTATAGCAATTGGTAAAAATTACGTTAATGACGTAAGTGAAAAGCCATCAGAAAAGGTAACTCCAGTAATTTTTACAAAAGCAGATTCTTCGCTTTTAGAAAATAACAATGATTTGGTAATGCCATCTTTTTCTGATGATCTTTGGTATGAGGCAGAATTAGCATTTAGAATTGGTAAAACGTGTAAAAATGCAACAGTAGCTAATGCATTAGATTTTGTTGATGCAGTAACATTATCAAACGATATTACAGCTAAAGACGTAATGGCTGCAAGTAGAGAAAATAAAGGACCTTGGGCGTTAGGTAAAGGTTTTGATGGCTCAACACCGATAGCTACTTTTTTTCCAATAGCAGATTTTTCAGATGTACAGAATATTAATTTTTCGTTTGAAGTAAATGGAGAAGAGAAACAAAAAGGAAATAGTTCTTTGATGATTACATCTCTTACCGATTTTATTGTTTACGTTTCAATGTTTATGACATTAAACCCTGGCGATATTCTTTTATCAGGTACACCTGCGCATGGTGTTGGTAAAATAAATAAAGGGGATGTTATGGTTGGTTATTTAGAAGGTAAAAAGGTTTTAGAAACTAAAGCCGTTTAG
- a CDS encoding valine--tRNA ligase, whose amino-acid sequence MEIASKYEPQKVEKHWYDYWMSNGYFHSTPDEREPYTIVIPPPNVTGVLHMGHMMNNTLQDVLIRRARLMGKNACWVPGTDHASIATEAKVVAKLKEQGINKADLTREEFLKHAWDWTDEYGGVILDQLKKLGCSCDWDRTKFTLDDNMSASVIKVFVDLFEKGLIYRGFRMVNWDPEAQTTLSDEEVIHEEKQGLLYYLEYQIEGSDEKVTIATTRPETILGDTAICINPEDERYAHLRGKKAIVPLSGRTIPIIEDEYVDVEFGTGCLKVTPAHDINDKALGEKHNLEIIDIFNANATLNHHGLHYEGKDRFVVRKEISKELEEKGFLVKTESHLNKVGTSERTKAVIEPRLSDQWFLKMEQLAEPAIKAVLETGDVKLFPKKFENTYRHWMENVRDWNISRQLWWGQQIPAYYYGEGAEDFVVAESKEEALKKAIAKTGNKALSASDLKQDEDALDTWFSSWLWPISVFNGILEPENKEIEYYYPTNDLVTGPDILFFWVARMIVSGYEYRDEKPFQNVYLTGLVRDKQRRKMSKSLGNSPDALGLIEQYGADGVRVGLLLSSAAGNDLMFDEALCQQGKNFANKIWNGFRLVQGWEVADLPQPEASKLGIEWYKSKFAQTLLEIEDHFSKYRISDALMAIYKLVWDDYSSWLLEIVKPAYQQPIDKTTFDEVIAIFEDNLKLLHPFMPFLTEEIWQHITERTPDQALVIAKWPEATVINEDLISGFDFAAEVIAGVRTIRKQKNIPMKEYLELSALNEGDIANDWDVIIKKLTNVSEITYVKEAVEGALSFRVKSNEYFIPISGAIDVDAEIKKIQEELKYTKGFLMSVQKKLSNERFVSNAPEQVITIERKKQSDAEAKIETLEKSLASLQ is encoded by the coding sequence ATGGAAATAGCATCAAAATACGAACCTCAGAAAGTAGAAAAACATTGGTATGATTACTGGATGAGTAATGGTTATTTTCATTCTACGCCTGATGAAAGAGAACCTTATACAATTGTAATTCCTCCGCCAAATGTAACGGGAGTATTACATATGGGGCATATGATGAATAATACACTTCAAGATGTTTTAATTAGAAGAGCAAGATTGATGGGTAAAAATGCATGTTGGGTACCTGGTACAGATCATGCATCAATTGCAACTGAAGCTAAGGTTGTGGCAAAATTAAAAGAACAAGGAATTAATAAAGCCGATTTAACTCGTGAAGAGTTTTTAAAACATGCTTGGGATTGGACAGATGAATATGGAGGCGTAATACTTGATCAATTAAAAAAATTAGGTTGTTCCTGCGATTGGGATCGTACAAAGTTTACATTAGATGATAATATGTCAGCTTCTGTAATTAAAGTTTTTGTTGATTTGTTCGAAAAAGGACTTATTTACCGTGGTTTTAGAATGGTAAACTGGGATCCTGAAGCGCAAACAACACTTTCAGATGAAGAAGTAATTCATGAAGAAAAACAAGGGTTACTTTATTATTTAGAATACCAAATTGAAGGTTCTGACGAAAAAGTTACTATTGCAACTACAAGACCAGAAACTATATTAGGTGATACTGCAATTTGTATTAACCCAGAAGATGAGCGTTATGCACATTTACGAGGAAAAAAAGCGATAGTTCCGTTAAGCGGTCGTACGATACCTATTATAGAAGATGAATATGTTGATGTTGAATTTGGAACAGGATGTTTAAAAGTTACACCTGCTCACGATATAAATGATAAAGCACTAGGAGAAAAGCATAATTTAGAAATTATCGATATTTTTAATGCTAATGCAACGTTAAACCACCACGGTTTACATTATGAAGGTAAAGATCGTTTTGTAGTACGTAAAGAAATTTCTAAAGAATTAGAAGAAAAAGGCTTTTTAGTTAAAACAGAAAGTCACCTAAATAAAGTAGGAACATCAGAAAGAACAAAAGCTGTAATTGAACCAAGATTATCAGATCAATGGTTTTTAAAAATGGAACAACTTGCTGAACCTGCTATTAAAGCAGTTTTAGAAACAGGAGATGTAAAATTGTTTCCTAAAAAGTTTGAAAACACATACCGTCATTGGATGGAAAATGTTCGTGATTGGAATATTTCTCGTCAATTATGGTGGGGACAACAGATACCTGCATATTATTATGGAGAAGGTGCTGAAGATTTTGTAGTTGCAGAAAGTAAAGAAGAAGCGTTAAAAAAAGCTATAGCAAAAACAGGAAATAAGGCATTATCAGCATCAGATCTTAAGCAAGATGAAGATGCTTTAGATACATGGTTCTCATCTTGGTTATGGCCAATTAGTGTGTTTAATGGTATTTTAGAACCAGAAAATAAAGAAATAGAATATTATTACCCAACAAACGATTTAGTTACTGGACCAGATATTTTATTTTTCTGGGTAGCTCGTATGATCGTTTCTGGATATGAATATAGAGATGAAAAACCATTTCAAAATGTATACTTAACAGGTTTAGTACGTGATAAGCAACGTAGAAAAATGTCTAAGTCATTAGGGAATTCACCAGATGCATTAGGCCTTATAGAACAATATGGTGCAGATGGTGTTCGTGTTGGTTTGTTGTTGAGTTCGGCTGCAGGTAACGATTTAATGTTTGATGAAGCATTATGTCAGCAAGGGAAAAACTTTGCAAACAAAATATGGAACGGTTTCCGTTTGGTACAAGGTTGGGAAGTTGCAGATTTGCCACAACCAGAAGCTTCTAAATTAGGAATAGAATGGTATAAATCTAAATTTGCTCAAACACTTTTAGAAATTGAAGACCACTTTAGTAAATACAGAATTTCTGATGCATTAATGGCAATTTATAAGTTAGTTTGGGATGATTACAGTTCTTGGTTATTAGAAATTGTAAAACCAGCTTACCAACAACCTATAGATAAAACTACGTTTGATGAGGTTATTGCAATTTTTGAAGATAATTTAAAGTTATTACATCCTTTTATGCCATTTTTAACAGAAGAAATCTGGCAACATATTACAGAGCGTACGCCCGACCAAGCTTTAGTTATTGCTAAATGGCCAGAAGCTACTGTGATAAATGAAGATTTAATTTCAGGTTTTGATTTTGCTGCAGAGGTAATAGCAGGAGTAAGAACAATAAGAAAGCAAAAAAATATTCCGATGAAAGAATATTTAGAGCTTTCAGCATTAAATGAAGGTGATATAGCGAACGATTGGGATGTTATCATAAAAAAACTAACCAATGTTTCTGAAATTACATATGTAAAAGAAGCTGTAGAAGGGGCACTTTCATTCAGAGTAAAAAGTAATGAATACTTTATACCAATTAGCGGTGCTATTGACGTTGATGCCGAAATAAAAAAGATTCAAGAAGAATTAAAATATACAAAAGGTTTTTTAATGTCCGTTCAGAAAAAACTATCAAACGAGCGTTTTGTTAGTAATGCTCCAGAACAAGTAATAACAATAGAACGTAAAAAACAGTCTGATGCAGAGGCAAAGATTGAGACTTTAGAAAAGAGTTTAGCAAGTTTACAATAA
- a CDS encoding DUF1573 domain-containing protein — translation MMKKIVLVLFIGLLGISLNAQEKTAKINFKSDTVDYGEIQKGSDGVRVFEFTNTGDAPLIISKVSSSCGCTIPEKPKDPILPGKVGKIKVKYDTNRVGAIRKAITVISNADTPTTVLKIKGEVKDAAMAQ, via the coding sequence ATGATGAAGAAAATAGTACTAGTTTTATTTATTGGACTATTAGGGATTAGCCTAAACGCGCAGGAAAAAACTGCAAAAATCAATTTTAAGTCTGACACTGTAGATTACGGAGAAATCCAAAAAGGATCTGACGGAGTTCGTGTATTTGAATTCACAAACACTGGAGATGCTCCATTAATTATTAGCAAAGTTAGTTCTAGCTGTGGATGTACAATTCCTGAAAAGCCAAAAGATCCAATTTTACCAGGTAAAGTGGGTAAGATAAAAGTTAAATATGATACAAACAGAGTTGGTGCTATCAGAAAAGCAATTACTGTAATTTCTAATGCTGACACTCCTACCACTGTATTAAAAATTAAAGGAGAAGTTAAAGATGCTGCAATGGCTCAATAA
- a CDS encoding bifunctional 2-polyprenyl-6-hydroxyphenol methylase/3-demethylubiquinol 3-O-methyltransferase UbiG: MATDILGKAVLDFHNKKSTTDIKTFSSLDEEDFIPLNYLFRNFKEMPLLEQKALQICKGNVLDIGCGAGSHSLYLQNKGFDVIALDYSEGAIEVCKERGLKKAICSDIYNYKDEKFDTLLLLMNGIGIVGKLEYINKFFNHLKTILKPNGQIILDSSDIIYMYEEDEDGGYWISDQNTYYGEVTFTMQYKDEKGDEFDWLYLDYNTLQRAAIANNFNCEMLKEGEHYDYLAKLTLNLQ; this comes from the coding sequence ATGGCAACTGATATTCTTGGGAAAGCAGTTTTAGACTTTCATAACAAAAAAAGCACTACAGATATAAAAACTTTTTCATCGTTAGATGAGGAAGACTTTATTCCCCTCAACTATTTATTCCGTAATTTTAAAGAAATGCCCTTACTTGAGCAAAAGGCATTGCAAATCTGCAAAGGTAATGTGTTAGATATTGGTTGTGGCGCAGGTAGCCATAGTCTTTATCTGCAAAACAAAGGTTTTGATGTTATTGCACTAGACTACTCTGAAGGTGCTATAGAAGTTTGTAAAGAGCGAGGTCTAAAAAAAGCTATCTGTTCTGATATTTATAACTATAAAGATGAAAAGTTTGATACTTTGCTATTATTAATGAACGGTATCGGTATTGTTGGAAAGTTAGAGTATATCAATAAATTTTTCAACCATTTAAAAACAATCCTAAAACCAAATGGGCAAATTATATTAGATTCTAGTGATATTATTTATATGTATGAAGAAGACGAAGATGGTGGCTATTGGATTTCGGACCAGAATACGTACTATGGAGAAGTAACTTTTACCATGCAATATAAAGATGAAAAAGGAGATGAGTTTGATTGGCTTTATTTAGATTACAATACATTACAAAGAGCCGCAATTGCAAATAATTTTAATTGTGAAATGTTAAAAGAAGGAGAACATTATGATTATTTAGCGAAACTTACTCTTAATTTGCAATAG
- a CDS encoding RNA polymerase sigma factor produces the protein MDNTKENLLKTIAKAKLGNQIAFSNLLDTFWNDVFSFQLQRTKNENDAEDITVQTFSKAFDKLHTFDDTYQFKTWLITISKNIHVDLIRKSKRNILDKTSPGADEIKKILDDSPSAEDQLIHQQNLATLLEHIKGLKPHYQKVINLRYFNELSYAEIATALNEPINNVKVKLLRAKKLLAAAIKGNVS, from the coding sequence TTGGACAATACCAAAGAGAATTTATTAAAAACTATTGCGAAAGCAAAATTAGGCAACCAAATTGCTTTTAGTAATTTATTAGATACTTTCTGGAATGATGTTTTTAGTTTTCAACTACAACGTACTAAAAACGAAAATGATGCAGAAGACATTACTGTTCAAACTTTTTCTAAAGCATTTGACAAACTACATACGTTTGATGATACATATCAATTTAAAACTTGGTTAATTACTATATCTAAAAATATTCATGTAGATTTAATTAGAAAGAGTAAAAGAAACATTCTTGACAAAACATCACCTGGAGCTGATGAGATTAAAAAAATCTTAGACGATAGCCCATCTGCTGAAGATCAATTAATTCATCAGCAAAATCTTGCTACCCTTCTTGAACACATTAAAGGCTTAAAACCCCATTATCAAAAAGTGATAAATCTTAGATATTTTAATGAGCTTAGCTATGCCGAAATTGCAACAGCCTTAAACGAGCCTATTAATAATGTGAAAGTAAAACTTTTAAGAGCAAAAAAATTACTTGCCGCAGCTATTAAAGGAAACGTATCATAA
- a CDS encoding membrane or secreted protein, whose amino-acid sequence MKLVLLTIGLLALAFAGIAIKIWSKKDGKFAGTCASQNPYLNKDGEACGYCGKLPEEQDCKNEATA is encoded by the coding sequence ATGAAATTAGTATTATTAACAATAGGACTTTTAGCACTTGCATTTGCTGGTATTGCAATAAAAATATGGTCTAAAAAAGATGGTAAATTTGCAGGCACTTGTGCTAGTCAAAATCCATATTTAAACAAAGATGGTGAAGCTTGTGGCTACTGCGGTAAATTACCAGAGGAGCAAGATTGCAAGAATGAAGCTACTGCTTAA
- a CDS encoding anti-sigma factor domain-containing protein, translating to MKDKIKTFLDSDLLEKYLLDATTETETLQVERYIAIHPEVRKAYNELQDNLEEFAKSYAVKAPEGLKEQILQKIKAQNSSKRKFMSYAIAASFVAFLFAGATYFFYNQNVNLQEENTVVTNQIKLLEEDMKQRLEDVRNQFIVLNNPQTRKYTVMGNRKAKNLKAVAYVNPVKKLSYINVQNLPELEEGQCFQMWAEVNGQMLDLGVIKEVNDNDNLLEMPYAKNGVGYITIEKEGGNETPTVDNIVANIAY from the coding sequence ATGAAAGATAAAATTAAAACATTCTTAGACAGCGATCTTTTAGAAAAGTATTTATTAGATGCTACTACTGAAACAGAAACACTTCAAGTAGAACGTTATATTGCAATACATCCTGAGGTTAGAAAAGCATATAATGAATTGCAAGACAACTTAGAAGAGTTTGCAAAATCATATGCTGTTAAAGCACCTGAAGGATTAAAAGAACAAATACTTCAAAAAATAAAAGCACAGAACTCATCTAAAAGAAAATTTATGAGCTATGCTATTGCAGCTAGTTTCGTTGCTTTTCTATTTGCTGGTGCAACTTACTTTTTCTACAACCAAAATGTAAATTTACAAGAGGAGAATACTGTTGTAACAAATCAAATAAAGCTTTTAGAAGAAGATATGAAGCAACGTTTGGAAGATGTTAGAAATCAATTTATTGTTCTCAACAATCCTCAAACACGAAAGTATACCGTAATGGGTAACAGAAAAGCTAAAAACTTAAAAGCTGTTGCTTACGTTAATCCTGTTAAGAAATTATCGTACATCAATGTTCAAAACCTTCCTGAATTAGAAGAAGGTCAGTGTTTTCAAATGTGGGCAGAAGTTAACGGTCAAATGTTAGATTTAGGTGTTATTAAAGAAGTTAATGATAATGACAACTTACTAGAAATGCCTTATGCTAAAAATGGTGTTGGCTATATTACTATCGAAAAAGAAGGTGGTAACGAAACTCCTACAGTTGATAATATTGTTGCAAATATTGCTTATTAA
- a CDS encoding YkgJ family cysteine cluster protein: protein MEEFLKQLPKLAKDKQNENKKFFAKLKKKPPKNLDYTMQELHEDEFERTDCLTCANCCKTTGPLFTNSDVERIAKSFRQKPQQFIEQYLRIDEENDYVLQQVPCTFLDADNYCSIYDVRPKACREFPHTDRKKFQQISNLTIKNVAICPAAFNIVEEMKKRIKV from the coding sequence ATGGAAGAATTTTTAAAACAATTACCAAAACTAGCTAAAGACAAACAAAACGAGAATAAGAAGTTTTTTGCGAAGCTAAAAAAAAAGCCACCTAAAAACTTAGATTATACGATGCAAGAACTGCATGAAGATGAGTTTGAAAGAACAGATTGTTTAACTTGTGCAAACTGCTGTAAAACTACGGGGCCACTTTTTACAAATTCAGATGTAGAGCGTATTGCTAAATCATTCAGGCAAAAACCGCAACAGTTTATTGAACAATATTTACGAATAGATGAAGAAAACGATTATGTGTTGCAACAAGTACCTTGTACTTTTTTAGACGCAGATAATTATTGTTCTATTTATGATGTGCGACCAAAAGCTTGCCGAGAGTTCCCACATACAGACCGTAAAAAGTTTCAACAAATAAGCAATCTAACTATAAAAAATGTAGCTATTTGCCCTGCAGCTTTTAATATTGTTGAAGAGATGAAAAAGAGAATAAAAGTATAA